The Candidatus Binatia bacterium genome window below encodes:
- a CDS encoding rod shape-determining protein — MLDFLLGMFSNDLAIDLGTANTLIYVKGQGIVCNEPSVVAVQKDARGGRRVLAVGAEAKKMLGRTPGSIVAIRPLKDGVIADFEITEAMLRYFIQKIHNRKALVRPRIIIGVPFGITEVEKRAVTESAHSAGAREVYLVEEPMAAAIGAGMPITEPTGNMIVDIGGGTTEVAVISLKGVVFSKSVRVGGDKMDEAIVQYIKRKYNLLVGERTAELIKITIGSAYPGNEIQTMEIKGRDLVAGVPKTVEVSDEEIRDSLLEPINQIVDAVRIALERTPPELASDIVDKGIVLAGGGALLRNLDVLLREETGLPVVLADDPLTAVVMGAGKILDELALLKDVTL; from the coding sequence ATACTCGATTTCCTCCTCGGCATGTTCTCCAACGATCTCGCGATCGATTTGGGGACCGCAAATACGCTCATCTACGTCAAAGGCCAGGGCATCGTCTGTAATGAGCCCTCGGTCGTGGCGGTACAGAAAGATGCGCGTGGCGGGCGCCGCGTACTCGCCGTCGGGGCCGAGGCCAAGAAGATGCTCGGCCGGACGCCGGGGTCCATCGTCGCCATTCGGCCGCTCAAAGATGGCGTCATCGCGGATTTCGAGATCACCGAAGCCATGCTCCGCTACTTCATTCAGAAGATCCACAATCGCAAAGCCTTGGTCCGTCCACGCATCATCATCGGCGTGCCGTTCGGGATCACCGAAGTAGAGAAGCGGGCGGTGACCGAGTCGGCGCATTCGGCCGGCGCCCGGGAGGTGTACCTGGTGGAGGAGCCCATGGCCGCCGCCATCGGCGCCGGAATGCCGATCACGGAACCCACCGGCAACATGATCGTCGATATCGGCGGTGGCACCACCGAGGTTGCGGTCATTTCCCTCAAAGGCGTGGTATTTTCCAAGTCGGTACGGGTCGGCGGCGACAAGATGGACGAAGCCATCGTCCAGTACATCAAACGCAAGTACAACCTGCTGGTCGGCGAACGCACCGCCGAGCTGATCAAGATCACCATCGGGTCGGCCTATCCGGGCAACGAGATTCAGACCATGGAGATCAAGGGTCGTGATCTGGTGGCGGGCGTGCCCAAGACGGTCGAGGTCTCGGACGAGGAGATCCGCGATTCCCTGCTCGAGCCCATCAATCAGATTGTGGATGCCGTACGCATCGCGCTGGAGCGCACGCCGCCTGAGCTCGCCTCGGACATCGTCGACAAGGGGATCGTGCTGGCCGGGGGCGGCGCCTTGCTGCGCAATCTCGACGTGCTCCTGCGGGAAGAGACCGGCCTGCCGGTCGTACTCGCCGACGACCCGCTCACGGCCGTGGTCATGGGTGCGGGAAAGATCCTGGATGAGCTGGCGTTGCTGAAGGATGTCACCCTGTAG
- the mreD gene encoding rod shape-determining protein MreD — MRAAVLLTTIAVAALLLQTTLLPLLAVGRATPDLLLIICVYLGLHQHSVAGAVGAFLLGYLQDTFSGSVVGLNAFGMCLVFTLVYLTSRRLWVDNAISKIVLVFLASVLKTTAVFALIAFFMSAGNLWQSVIQYLFLEAALAAVFSPAVFALLAHSQRLAVAEEE; from the coding sequence GTGCGGGCGGCTGTTCTGTTGACGACCATTGCGGTAGCGGCGCTCTTGCTGCAGACGACCCTCCTTCCGCTCCTCGCCGTCGGTCGGGCCACTCCGGACCTGCTGCTGATCATCTGCGTCTACCTGGGTCTGCACCAGCACTCCGTCGCCGGGGCCGTCGGCGCCTTTCTCCTTGGCTACTTACAGGACACGTTCTCGGGGAGTGTGGTCGGACTGAATGCCTTTGGGATGTGCTTGGTATTCACCTTGGTGTACCTCACGTCGCGGCGTTTGTGGGTCGACAACGCCATTTCGAAGATTGTTTTGGTATTTCTCGCTTCCGTGTTGAAAACCACGGCGGTGTTCGCGCTCATCGCGTTCTTCATGTCGGCCGGAAACTTGTGGCAGAGTGTCATCCAGTACCTGTTTCTTGAAGCGGCCCTTGCCGCCGTTTTCAGTCCTGCCGTGTTCGCCCTGCTGGCTCACAGCCAGCGGTTGGCTGTCGCCGAGGAAGAATAG
- a CDS encoding L,D-transpeptidase family protein, which translates to MSSRARWLGLAALLTALTGSAWAREWTEELFNEKVSLARPFVAVASRDPDRAHTIIGSTRFYQVQENDTFLDVARYYDLGYNEISEANPGVDPWIPKPGQIIQLPTAWILPDVEYKGLAVNIPEMRLYHFRPGAEGTVIVTTFPVGLGRDDWRTPQGTFHIRGKTVNPTWVLPESIKAEHRRDGKPAPDFIAGGASDNPLGKYRLELTLPLYGIHGTDIPWGVGMQVSHGCIRLYPEDIERLFPVVPVGTPGEFVYQPVKVGTRDGHVYVEVHRDIYELTPGPYREAARLIDKFGLRPRVDFERVKRAVLEQSGVPIDVTLEAGADNLQDEILTSPGQRRPTGTQSAEPADAWRHEEPSTRAPEFRR; encoded by the coding sequence ATGAGTTCGAGAGCGCGCTGGCTCGGGCTGGCCGCGTTGCTAACTGCGCTGACAGGTAGCGCGTGGGCGCGCGAGTGGACCGAGGAACTGTTTAACGAAAAGGTCAGCCTCGCGCGTCCGTTTGTGGCGGTCGCAAGCCGGGATCCCGACCGCGCGCACACCATTATCGGCTCAACCCGGTTCTACCAGGTCCAGGAGAACGATACGTTCCTGGACGTGGCTCGCTACTACGACCTCGGATACAACGAGATCAGCGAGGCCAACCCCGGCGTCGACCCGTGGATCCCCAAGCCTGGGCAAATCATCCAATTGCCCACCGCGTGGATTCTCCCCGACGTGGAATACAAGGGTCTTGCCGTCAACATCCCTGAAATGCGCCTTTACCACTTCCGACCCGGGGCGGAAGGCACCGTCATCGTCACGACTTTTCCGGTCGGTCTCGGGCGTGATGACTGGCGCACGCCGCAGGGCACGTTCCACATTCGCGGCAAAACTGTCAATCCAACTTGGGTCCTGCCCGAATCCATAAAAGCTGAACACCGACGAGACGGGAAGCCTGCCCCAGACTTCATTGCCGGCGGTGCGTCCGATAATCCTCTCGGCAAGTACCGACTTGAACTGACCCTGCCGCTGTACGGCATCCACGGAACCGATATCCCGTGGGGCGTCGGCATGCAGGTGAGTCATGGATGTATTCGACTGTACCCCGAGGACATCGAGCGGCTGTTTCCGGTGGTGCCGGTCGGCACGCCTGGCGAATTCGTCTACCAGCCGGTGAAGGTGGGCACCCGCGACGGGCATGTCTACGTCGAAGTGCACCGGGACATCTACGAGCTGACCCCTGGACCATACCGGGAGGCGGCACGCTTGATCGACAAGTTTGGTCTGCGTCCCCGTGTCGACTTCGAGCGCGTGAAGCGCGCCGTCCTTGAGCAGTCCGGCGTCCCCATCGACGTCACCCTGGAAGCCGGGGCTGACAACCTCCAGGACGAGATCCTGACCTCTCCGGGCCAGCGCCGGCCAACCGGTACCCAATCGGCGGAGCCCGCCGACGCATGGCGCCACGAAGAGCCTTCCACGCGAGCACCTGAATTCAGGCGCTGA
- a CDS encoding Hsp20/alpha crystallin family protein, producing MTPGAKTRQPACREVAYGRFERAVDLPEGVDTDTIKATYHDGALEVTMKAPKEMVAKKVPITVH from the coding sequence ATAACCCCGGGGGCAAAGACAAGGCAGCCAGCATGCAGGGAGGTTGCCTACGGACGCTTTGAGCGCGCTGTCGATCTGCCCGAGGGCGTGGACACGGACACCATCAAGGCCACCTACCATGATGGCGCCTTGGAGGTTACGATGAAGGCGCCGAAGGAAATGGTGGCCAAGAAGGTGCCCATCACGGTGCACTGA
- a CDS encoding acylphosphatase — protein sequence LALTGWVRNTSDGKVELVAEGPKEGLQRLATWCHVGPRGAQVTDVEEKWPPYTGEFDVFGLRH from the coding sequence CTCGCCCTCACGGGCTGGGTGCGCAACACCTCCGATGGTAAAGTCGAACTCGTGGCCGAGGGCCCGAAAGAGGGGCTGCAGCGTCTGGCGACATGGTGCCACGTTGGTCCACGCGGTGCCCAAGTGACCGACGTCGAAGAGAAATGGCCGCCGTACACCGGCGAGTTCGACGTCTTTGGCCTACGTCACTGA
- a CDS encoding nitrilase-related carbon-nitrogen hydrolase, with protein MATTQFTVAVAQINPRLGDLEANLVLYEERAKAARGLGADLVVFPELSLTGYFLKDMVSTVALQLDAPEVKRLAELSRKGGLIAGLVEETSDYRFYNSAVYFEDGKIVHVHRKAYLPTYGLFDEGRYLARGDRIRSFDSRFGRCAMLICEDMWHPSTLCIAALDGALVVFCPSASPLRGISDQHEQDDNARYWELINATYAQTFALFLVYANRVGFEDGIGFWGGSEIIDPTGVRLSKGRYYEEDLIVGEINLKSARRQRVISPLLRDENIDLTINELARIRGRMGVTSSESAGPLAVAPSEERPALRTRRVSRPARKR; from the coding sequence ATGGCCACGACCCAATTCACCGTTGCGGTGGCGCAGATCAATCCACGCTTGGGTGACCTCGAGGCGAATCTCGTCCTGTACGAAGAGCGTGCGAAGGCGGCACGGGGCCTCGGCGCTGATCTGGTCGTCTTTCCCGAACTTTCGCTCACCGGATACTTTCTGAAAGACATGGTTTCCACGGTGGCCCTGCAGCTCGACGCCCCAGAGGTGAAGCGACTTGCCGAGTTGAGCCGCAAGGGTGGCCTCATCGCCGGCCTGGTGGAGGAAACGAGCGATTATCGGTTTTACAATAGCGCCGTCTATTTCGAAGACGGCAAGATCGTGCACGTGCATCGCAAGGCGTACCTCCCAACCTACGGGCTCTTTGACGAGGGGCGGTATTTGGCGCGTGGCGATCGCATCCGCAGCTTTGATTCGAGGTTTGGGCGGTGCGCCATGCTGATTTGCGAGGACATGTGGCATCCGTCGACGCTCTGCATTGCGGCTTTGGATGGGGCGCTAGTCGTCTTCTGCCCGTCCGCGAGTCCGTTGCGCGGTATCAGCGATCAGCACGAACAGGACGACAATGCCCGCTACTGGGAGCTGATCAACGCCACGTATGCGCAAACGTTCGCGCTTTTCCTGGTGTACGCGAACCGCGTCGGCTTCGAGGACGGCATCGGTTTCTGGGGTGGCTCGGAGATTATCGACCCGACCGGCGTGCGGCTGAGCAAGGGCCGGTACTACGAGGAGGACCTGATCGTCGGAGAGATCAACCTCAAGAGCGCTCGGCGGCAACGAGTGATTTCTCCGCTGCTGCGTGACGAGAACATCGACCTCACGATCAACGAGCTAGCTCGTATTCGCGGCCGAATGGGAGTGACATCATCCGAAAGCGCGGGACCTCTTGCCGTGGCCCCAAGCGAGGAGCGCCCAGCGTTGCGGACACGGCGCGTGTCACGCCCGGCCCGCAAGCGCTAG
- the mrdA gene encoding penicillin-binding protein 2 codes for MVPLSQREVPAVLRQRVMIALGVGLLCFLLLLVRLWDLQILHGEEMRTLSENNRIRLHRVQATRGTVLDRFGRVLIDSRPSFDAVLVPEDAHNMGLTVENLAQFFRQSAAEVHALLAPTTARPAFEGITVKRDLDWEDMVALETHQLDLPGVSLQITSRRSYPLNGELAHLLGYVGEASQQDMVVDPRNRMGDLIGKVGLEKHLENYLRGVDGGQQVEVDAVGRKLRVLREVEEVPGSTVKLTIDRDLQDAAWQAIGDHDGSVVALDPNTGEILALVSRPSFDPNVFARGIHRGEWRALLTDKHRPLNDRAIQGQYPPGSTFKIIVATAALEEGVINPFTRIHCPGGLQFGNHYFRCWKKGGHGSMNVHDALVQSCDVFFYQVAQRLGIDTIARYARAYGLGLPTGIALEHEKAGTIPDTAWKRRRFDQPWYAGETLSVAIGQGYVTATPLQMANMISMVAVGKRFRPKYVKQIDTPDGGVVQTETPETIGTLKVRATTLMQVREGLRDVVNAPNGTGKLGRLNGIVAAGKTGTSQVVKMGKERVKSAQLPWQERDHAWFVTYAPVDTPEIAVAVVLEHAEGGGGAVAAPIARQVMQTYFDLKKGREEAKYAQN; via the coding sequence GTGGTCCCGCTCAGCCAACGCGAGGTCCCCGCAGTCCTGCGCCAGCGCGTCATGATCGCGCTCGGAGTCGGACTCCTGTGCTTCTTGTTGCTCCTGGTCCGGCTGTGGGATCTGCAGATTCTCCATGGGGAGGAGATGCGGACGCTCTCGGAAAACAACCGCATCCGGCTACACCGCGTCCAAGCAACGCGCGGCACGGTGCTCGATCGTTTCGGCCGGGTCCTGATCGACAGCCGGCCCTCCTTTGATGCGGTCCTGGTACCGGAAGATGCCCACAACATGGGTTTGACGGTCGAGAACCTGGCTCAGTTCTTCCGCCAGAGCGCCGCCGAGGTGCACGCCCTGCTCGCCCCGACGACCGCCCGGCCGGCGTTCGAGGGCATCACGGTCAAGCGCGACTTGGACTGGGAAGATATGGTTGCGCTCGAGACCCACCAGCTCGACCTTCCCGGCGTCAGCCTTCAGATTACCTCGCGTCGCAGCTATCCCCTCAATGGAGAACTGGCACACTTGCTCGGGTACGTAGGCGAGGCCAGTCAGCAAGATATGGTGGTCGATCCGCGCAATCGCATGGGCGATCTCATCGGCAAGGTCGGGTTGGAGAAGCACCTGGAAAACTACCTGCGCGGCGTCGATGGTGGCCAGCAAGTGGAGGTGGACGCCGTCGGCCGCAAGCTGCGTGTGCTGCGGGAAGTCGAAGAGGTCCCGGGAAGTACGGTGAAGCTGACGATCGACCGCGATCTGCAGGACGCCGCCTGGCAAGCCATCGGCGATCATGATGGCAGCGTGGTCGCCTTGGACCCGAACACCGGGGAGATCTTGGCCCTCGTCAGCCGGCCCTCGTTCGATCCCAACGTCTTCGCGCGTGGCATACATCGCGGAGAATGGCGGGCGCTGCTCACCGACAAGCACCGCCCGCTCAACGACCGTGCCATCCAGGGGCAGTACCCTCCCGGTTCGACCTTCAAGATCATCGTGGCAACAGCCGCGCTCGAGGAAGGTGTCATCAACCCGTTCACCCGCATCCACTGCCCCGGTGGCCTGCAGTTCGGCAACCACTACTTCCGCTGTTGGAAAAAGGGGGGGCACGGCTCGATGAACGTGCACGACGCCCTCGTGCAATCTTGTGACGTGTTCTTCTACCAGGTGGCGCAGCGGCTCGGTATCGACACGATTGCTCGCTATGCTCGCGCCTATGGGCTGGGATTGCCAACGGGGATCGCATTGGAGCACGAAAAGGCGGGTACGATTCCCGACACCGCCTGGAAGCGGCGGCGCTTCGATCAACCCTGGTATGCCGGCGAGACATTGTCGGTAGCCATCGGGCAGGGATACGTCACCGCCACGCCATTGCAAATGGCCAACATGATCAGCATGGTTGCCGTCGGCAAACGCTTCCGCCCCAAGTACGTAAAGCAGATCGACACGCCGGACGGCGGTGTCGTCCAAACGGAAACACCTGAAACCATCGGCACCCTGAAGGTGCGTGCAACGACGCTCATGCAGGTGCGCGAGGGCCTGCGCGACGTCGTCAACGCACCGAATGGCACGGGCAAACTCGGACGCCTGAACGGCATCGTCGCCGCGGGCAAGACCGGAACGTCACAGGTAGTGAAGATGGGCAAGGAGCGGGTCAAGTCGGCACAGCTCCCCTGGCAAGAGCGCGACCACGCGTGGTTCGTCACCTACGCGCCGGTGGACACGCCGGAGATCGCGGTAGCCGTAGTGCTGGAACACGCCGAAGGTGGCGGCGGAGCCGTCGCCGCACCGATCGCCCGCCAGGTCATGCAAACCTACTTCGACCTGAAGAAGGGCCGTGAAGAGGCCAAGTATGCTCAAAATTGA
- the mreC gene encoding rod shape-determining protein MreC, translating into MLEFVRRNRVILSSGSLLLISVLLLSVGARTRRRMDPVAGVVLDGMWPLQRATTSAIEVVVGTWRTYFDLVGVKQENERLRRRILELEQEAVRVAEVEQTDKRLQELLSLRSALEGDILVATIIGRDPLPWFSTLTIDKGEADGVHKSAAVLSPFGVVGQTMATGAHSARVLLLTDHNSGIDAVVQRSRARGIVEGALDGGCVMKYLKRDEDVEVGDRIVTSGLDGLFPKGIMIGEVTRVTRGNRGLLQVADIRPSVPLDRIEEVLVTHGSVQLKEAAP; encoded by the coding sequence ATGCTGGAGTTCGTCCGGAGAAATCGCGTTATCCTCAGCTCCGGATCGCTATTGCTGATCTCGGTGCTCCTGTTGTCCGTTGGTGCTCGTACGCGCCGGCGCATGGATCCTGTTGCCGGCGTGGTGCTCGACGGGATGTGGCCACTGCAAAGAGCCACCACCAGCGCGATTGAGGTGGTCGTGGGAACATGGCGCACGTACTTCGATCTGGTTGGCGTCAAGCAGGAAAACGAACGCTTGCGCCGCCGCATTCTTGAGCTCGAGCAAGAGGCTGTCCGAGTCGCGGAGGTCGAACAGACCGACAAGCGGCTCCAGGAACTGCTCAGTTTGCGCTCGGCGCTCGAGGGCGACATACTGGTGGCCACCATCATCGGCCGCGACCCGTTGCCATGGTTCAGTACTTTGACGATCGATAAAGGGGAAGCCGACGGCGTGCACAAGAGCGCAGCGGTACTCTCGCCGTTCGGAGTGGTCGGGCAAACGATGGCGACCGGGGCCCATTCCGCACGCGTCTTGCTGCTCACCGACCACAACAGCGGCATCGATGCTGTCGTGCAGCGTAGTCGGGCACGCGGTATTGTCGAAGGTGCCCTGGATGGCGGCTGCGTCATGAAGTACCTTAAACGCGACGAGGACGTGGAAGTTGGGGATCGCATCGTCACATCAGGACTGGATGGCCTCTTCCCAAAAGGCATCATGATCGGCGAGGTCACCCGGGTCACGCGTGGAAATCGGGGTTTGCTGCAAGTGGCCGACATCAGGCCGAGCGTGCCGTTGGACCGCATCGAGGAGGTGCTGGTCACGCACGGCAGCGTCCAGTTGAAGGAAGCGGCTCCGTGA
- the rsmI gene encoding 16S rRNA (cytidine(1402)-2'-O)-methyltransferase: MLTPGTLYVVATPLGNLEDITMRALRVLREVNLIAAEDTRHSRKLLMHYGISTPLTSYHDWSERQKAPRLVEELRRGKSIALISDAGTPGIADPGYHLVQAAIAAGLRIEAVPGASAVAAALSVAGLPTDRFAFEGFVPARQSARRKFFTALAHEPRTVVVYEAARRLPACLRDLHDVLGPRQIVVARELTKMFEEILRGTAGDLLAQLNRRLGERTLQGEVTLLIAGGEAAAAPVPAEDLATAIARLRGEGMSLKDVARVLARERGVSRREVYQAGIDLGHH; this comes from the coding sequence ATGCTAACTCCGGGCACGCTCTACGTTGTGGCGACGCCGCTGGGCAATCTGGAAGACATTACGATGCGGGCCCTGCGGGTCCTGAGAGAGGTGAATCTGATTGCGGCGGAGGATACGCGTCACAGCCGCAAGCTGCTGATGCATTATGGTATCAGCACACCCCTCACCAGCTATCACGACTGGAGCGAGCGGCAGAAGGCTCCGCGCTTGGTGGAGGAACTGAGGCGGGGCAAGAGCATCGCCTTGATTTCCGATGCCGGTACCCCGGGTATCGCTGACCCAGGGTATCACTTGGTGCAGGCGGCGATTGCTGCGGGCCTGCGCATCGAAGCAGTTCCCGGCGCCTCAGCAGTGGCCGCGGCGTTGAGCGTAGCGGGGCTGCCCACCGACCGCTTCGCCTTCGAGGGCTTCGTGCCCGCGCGCCAGAGCGCACGCCGCAAGTTCTTTACCGCTCTGGCGCACGAGCCCCGGACCGTAGTGGTGTACGAGGCGGCACGGCGCCTGCCGGCCTGTCTGCGCGATCTGCATGACGTCCTCGGCCCGCGGCAGATCGTGGTCGCGCGCGAACTCACGAAGATGTTCGAGGAGATTCTACGCGGCACCGCAGGCGACCTCCTGGCGCAGCTGAACCGGCGCTTGGGGGAGCGGACGCTGCAAGGAGAGGTGACGCTGCTGATTGCCGGCGGTGAAGCCGCCGCGGCGCCGGTACCGGCTGAGGATCTGGCCACTGCGATCGCGCGCTTGCGCGGCGAAGGCATGAGCTTGAAAGACGTCGCACGTGTCCTAGCCCGCGAGCGGGGAGTGTCGCGACGCGAGGTGTATCAAGCCGGCATAGACCTTGGGCATCACTGA
- a CDS encoding NAD+ synthase — translation MAVSEKPAAEGPRLVRPAIPTNPPLLRCILTKFIGNEVRKAGTDRVVVGLSGGVDSSVSAMLAAEALGAANVLAIKMPYRTSSEESLLHADQVIACTGMASLQVDITPQIDVYFERFPDADALRRGNKMARERMTILYDHSARWKGLVLGTSNKTELLLGYGTLYGDMASAVNPLGDLYKTQVWALAQEIGVPEDIIRKQPSADLWAGQTDEAELGFGYHEVDQLLYMMVDLRYSRGELYAAGFAESFVRRVSDMVQHSQFKRRLPVIAKVSNRTIDRDFRYARDWGR, via the coding sequence ATGGCCGTTTCCGAAAAGCCTGCTGCAGAGGGTCCACGGCTGGTGCGCCCAGCCATTCCTACAAACCCGCCCCTGCTGCGCTGCATCCTGACGAAGTTCATTGGCAACGAGGTCCGGAAGGCGGGCACTGATCGCGTTGTTGTCGGCCTTTCCGGAGGTGTCGATTCCAGCGTCAGCGCCATGCTGGCCGCGGAAGCGCTTGGAGCCGCCAATGTCCTGGCGATCAAGATGCCGTACCGCACGTCGAGTGAAGAGAGCCTGCTGCACGCCGACCAGGTCATTGCTTGCACCGGAATGGCATCCTTGCAGGTGGACATTACCCCACAAATCGACGTCTATTTCGAGCGTTTCCCGGATGCTGACGCGCTGCGGCGAGGCAACAAGATGGCGCGCGAGCGGATGACTATCCTGTATGATCACTCGGCGCGCTGGAAAGGACTAGTGCTCGGCACCAGTAATAAGACCGAGCTCTTGTTGGGGTATGGCACCCTGTACGGTGATATGGCGTCGGCCGTGAACCCGCTCGGTGATTTGTACAAGACGCAAGTGTGGGCCTTGGCCCAGGAGATCGGCGTTCCCGAAGACATCATCCGCAAACAGCCGTCGGCCGATCTCTGGGCTGGGCAGACGGATGAGGCGGAGTTGGGTTTCGGCTACCACGAGGTGGACCAGCTCCTCTACATGATGGTCGACCTACGCTACTCACGGGGCGAGTTGTACGCCGCGGGCTTCGCTGAATCGTTCGTACGGCGGGTGAGCGATATGGTGCAGCACTCGCAGTTCAAGCGGCGCTTGCCCGTTATCGCCAAAGTCTCGAACCGGACCATCGACCGGGATTTTCGCTACGCTCGCGATTGGGGCCGGTAA